In one window of Pseudomonas sp. IAC-BECa141 DNA:
- a CDS encoding CvpA family protein, whose product MPFTWVDWAIVAIIAISALISLSRGFVKEALSLVTWIIAGVVAWMFGGSLSEYLAGYIETPSARVITGCAIMFVATLIVGAMINYLIGELVRVTGLSGTDRFLGMAFGAARGVLLVVVAVGLLSLGPVQQDGWWKESQLVPKFLLVADWSKNLILGWSSQWLASGISVPADIPFKEQLLPSAKTPQ is encoded by the coding sequence GTGCCATTTACCTGGGTTGACTGGGCGATCGTTGCAATCATCGCCATCTCCGCTTTGATCAGTTTGAGCCGCGGCTTCGTCAAAGAAGCATTGTCGCTGGTGACCTGGATCATCGCAGGAGTTGTTGCCTGGATGTTCGGTGGCTCACTGTCCGAGTACCTCGCCGGATACATCGAAACACCGTCGGCTCGTGTGATCACGGGCTGTGCCATCATGTTTGTCGCCACACTGATCGTGGGCGCAATGATCAATTATCTTATCGGCGAGTTGGTTCGCGTCACCGGGTTGTCCGGGACCGATCGATTCCTCGGCATGGCCTTCGGCGCTGCGCGTGGCGTGTTGCTGGTGGTCGTGGCGGTCGGGCTATTGAGCCTGGGGCCGGTACAGCAGGACGGGTGGTGGAAAGAATCACAGCTCGTGCCAAAGTTTCTATTGGTCGCAGACTGGTCCAAAAACCTGATTCTTGGGTGGAGCAGTCAGTGGCTTGCCAGCGGAATCAGCGTACCCGCTGATATTCCGTTCAAGGAACAACTCTTGCCGTCGGCCAAAACGCCTCAGTGA